Genomic DNA from bacterium:
AATCGCTTCTTTAATACGTTCACGGTTGGAACCTACGCATTCGAGACGGCCTTGAATGACGGTTTGCGGCGTATACAGCGTATTCAGCGACAACGCATTCGCGTATTCATTTTGACGTTCGGTAAAAGTTTTTTGTGCGAAAGGATCTTTCCAACCGATATAATCCCAGTAATCCACGTGATAGGCGAGCGGAATAATATTCAAATCGTTTTTCATCCCGAGATCGCTTAAAAGTTCGTCGGCCGGAGGACAGCTCGAACAACCTTCGGAAGTGAATAATTCGATCACTATCGGCTGCGATCCGTTAGTGGCGGATACGACGCTTACGACCGGTTCATTTTCTACAGGCTGCGTCGACGTGAAACGGGCAAGCGCCCACACCAGCGCCGAACCGATGATGCCGACTATGGTTACGATTTTGATAATCATCCTATTTCCTTTGCTTAAAATGCGGTGATAATTTGTTATTTAACGCCGCAAAAGCAGGAATTATTCTTTAAAAAATGATTATTTAGTAATTAACAATGTTGCTTCGAACCTTATGCCAAGGATCGAATTTTAAAACAAGTCGGATTATTGATGCTCCAACAATGTCACGATATCCTGATAAACCTTGGCAACGGGTTGTTCACCATTGACGTGAGTCAATTGTTTTTTGTTACGATAATAATCGCGTAAAGGCGCCGTTTCATTTTCGTAGACTTTGAGTCGCTGCACGATGGCTTCGCGCGTATCGTCGGAACGCTGGTACACTTCACCGCCGCACTTATCGCATACATTGCTGACTTTAGGTGGGTTAGTAAGCTTATTGTAAACCGAGCCGCAGTTACGGCAAATAACGCGGTTCGAGAGGCGTTCCACAAGATTCGTTTGCGATACGGCAATTTCGATGACATGATCCAGGCCGATGTTTTTTTCATTCAGCAGCCGGTCCAAAGCTTCGGCCTGAGCAATCGTGCGCGGAAACCCGTCAAGAATAAAACCGTTGGCGCAATCGCTTGCCCGGATACGTTCCGCCGCCAGATCGATGATCACATCGTCCGGTACGAGCGAGCCTTTGTCCATAAAACTTTTGGCTTTAATACCGAGAGACGAGTTGGCTTTGATCGCTTCACGTAACATATCTCCGGTTGAGATCTGAGGAATTTTAAATTTTTCAACGAGCAGTTTCGATTGAGTCCCTTTTCCGACTCCGGGTGCGCCCAGCAACAACAGCCGCATGATCGACTCCTATAAAGTTTAGCGCGATAGTTTACGGATTGAGACCAAAAAAATCAACCGAAAACATTGGTTAGGCAGGGTTTGGCGAGCTAACTCTAAAGGGATGCTTGGCAAAAACTGCATCCAAAAGTTTAATGTTTTATTTTTCTAAACCGCAGCCACCAAAGCCCAACAATGAGCAACAGAAAACCCATTGAACAGATGACTTTAATAGCAACGGAAATGCCGGGTTTTTGTCGATTGGGAATTTCTAATGGGTGTAAGTGATTTTTTCCATCGAGATAAGTTCTTGTTTCCTCCCTTCCATCAGCATAGATGTATGTTACTTCAGTTTCATATTCCTCATTAGCGAGTGAACGAATCCAGATCCGGTCATTACGTTCAAGTATGACATTGCTTGAGTCGACTAAATTTGGAGTATGGTTGCGGTTGGATAAGAATGTCCAATCCCATCCGGCTGCGAAAGAAGCGTATGAACGCCGTACTTTGAAATAATCCTCAACTTCTGGCAATGAATCTTGTGTCGCAAATATTTCAGCCGTAGGCAATCGGTCAAAACTCTGTTTCAGTTTTCGGAAGATCGGCGTTCGTGTACTGTCGTCTGCAAATTCGACCATATAGTAATGCCACCCTGGAAAATCAGTAGCGTTTACTACTGTACAGGAATAAAGAATTTCTTTTTTTTCTTGTGGTATTGGGGCTTTCCACGGGGCGAGGACTTCCCATGGCATACGGGCAAGAATCGCTCCATTTTCATATTCAATTTCAGTGCAGTCATGCCGCGCTGTAAAACTGGTATTCGTCCGCGACAGAACCAGCTTTTGGACAACCAGACGCCATTGAGCCCAATCGGGAATGAGGCCGGCCGGCTTGATAATAGTATCAAGCGGTATCTCGACAAATCCATTGGTTTTGAGAAAGCCCAGCGCAAGATTGTATAATTGAGAATCTTTCCTATATGCAGGATGCTGTCCAGATAGATCAAATGGGAAAAGAGCCGTTAAAGAACTGTCCTCCTGAAGAGAAAAGACAAGACCAAGCTTCTCAAATTGTTGACGATGGATAGAGTAGACTCTTACCGTGCTGTACATACCTGAAGTTATTAATTTGGTGCTTGGAGTGATAAGTTCTAAATTCGTGTTGCTCCTGTCACTTCCGAATGATTCATGTGCAATAAAAACAAATTGTGGAAAAGAATCGATGTTAGTAAACGCAATGCGAAATGGTACATTCTTTTTTCCGGCCGGGACGATGTCGCTAGCCCAAGCTCCGCTAATTGAAGTGAGTAGCAATCCAATGAAAAAAAATCGATTTTTCATAACTGGATCTCCTTATTGATTCGTCGACCTCAATTCAGCAATTTGATTTCTTGCCAGGTC
This window encodes:
- a CDS encoding DUF1223 domain-containing protein → MIIKIVTIVGIIGSALVWALARFTSTQPVENEPVVSVVSATNGSQPIVIELFTSEGCSSCPPADELLSDLGMKNDLNIIPLAYHVDYWDYIGWKDPFAQKTFTERQNEYANALSLNTLYTPQTVIQGRLECVGSNRERIKEAITNARNHPALAGIVLAVNETRSAITVEAVSDVELPRSNVWLALYENDLTTSVKHGENGGRQLHHDYVVRKLIHISEISGKKKWNSAIDIPIDKNWNLKNIGAAAFIQDAFDKTIYAATSLKL
- a CDS encoding adenylate kinase; this translates as MRLLLLGAPGVGKGTQSKLLVEKFKIPQISTGDMLREAIKANSSLGIKAKSFMDKGSLVPDDVIIDLAAERIRASDCANGFILDGFPRTIAQAEALDRLLNEKNIGLDHVIEIAVSQTNLVERLSNRVICRNCGSVYNKLTNPPKVSNVCDKCGGEVYQRSDDTREAIVQRLKVYENETAPLRDYYRNKKQLTHVNGEQPVAKVYQDIVTLLEHQ